One Aliidiomarina minuta genomic region harbors:
- a CDS encoding thiol-disulfide oxidoreductase DCC family protein produces MSKIKHSEDQEAAQLTIFYDGGCPLCVHEMRQLKRRTHAKHMEFEDIHQADFSKRYPQVDKDAANNILHAQTADGTFLYGLDVTHQAWKLAGRGWLTAPLRWPLIRFFADKCYLFFARHRYKISRLLTGRSRCEQCSLDD; encoded by the coding sequence ATGAGCAAAATAAAGCACAGTGAAGACCAGGAAGCAGCGCAGTTAACCATCTTTTACGATGGTGGCTGCCCTTTGTGTGTACATGAAATGCGGCAGTTAAAACGGCGTACTCATGCTAAACACATGGAGTTTGAAGATATCCATCAGGCTGACTTTAGTAAGCGATACCCCCAGGTAGATAAAGACGCGGCTAATAACATACTGCATGCGCAGACAGCTGATGGAACTTTTCTGTATGGTCTGGATGTGACTCACCAGGCCTGGAAACTGGCAGGGCGGGGCTGGTTAACAGCTCCTTTGCGCTGGCCTCTTATACGCTTTTTTGCTGACAAATGTTATCTCTTTTTTGCCCGCCACCGCTATAAGATATCGCGCTTATTAACAGGGCGTTCACGTTGTGAACAATGCTCCCTGGATGATTAA
- a CDS encoding aspartate/ornithine carbamoyltransferase family protein, producing the protein MNVSDASFDRERPDVYGDAHPKALLRAVEEDGDYLLKLSDQHIVSSDQFCADTMRQLFRLAAKYESNPTRFSSPLKGKILISAFYEPSTRTRLSFESAWHRLGGDIMSITDRSTTGIAKGECIEDVAEMFNNYGDCVVLRDNNTESLARMMDTLRIPIVNAGNGSDEHPTQAMADMYAIFKWRPELLTANFDPARRVRIGIVGIPGRMRTVRSLLKNLAVFSHITHEVVIIHEASADADLFAKGQREELESAGLKIRLESDLDAVLPELDITYINAIAWEGDSFETYGKKFILNAQSPLKKDGIILHPLARGEELGKDLDNTPHNWYFSQARGAVFLRMALLTCMVQRAERVIDVV; encoded by the coding sequence ATGAATGTAAGCGACGCGTCTTTTGATCGTGAACGGCCTGATGTTTATGGCGATGCCCATCCGAAGGCGTTATTGCGGGCAGTCGAGGAAGATGGCGATTATCTGTTGAAGCTTTCAGATCAGCACATAGTGTCCTCTGATCAGTTTTGTGCTGATACCATGCGACAATTGTTCCGGTTAGCGGCGAAGTACGAAAGCAATCCGACCCGGTTTAGTTCGCCACTAAAAGGTAAAATTCTGATTAGCGCTTTTTATGAGCCGAGTACCCGAACCCGCCTCTCTTTTGAAAGCGCCTGGCATCGGCTGGGTGGCGATATTATGTCGATCACGGATCGATCCACCACGGGCATTGCCAAAGGCGAATGTATCGAGGATGTGGCGGAGATGTTTAATAATTACGGCGATTGTGTGGTACTGCGCGACAACAATACGGAATCCTTAGCAAGAATGATGGATACCCTGCGTATACCTATAGTGAATGCGGGCAATGGTTCAGATGAGCATCCGACTCAGGCGATGGCAGATATGTATGCTATTTTTAAGTGGCGTCCGGAACTACTGACGGCAAATTTTGATCCGGCACGCCGGGTTCGTATTGGCATCGTAGGTATTCCAGGGCGTATGCGAACGGTACGTAGTCTGTTAAAAAATCTGGCGGTGTTTTCTCATATAACTCATGAAGTAGTGATTATTCATGAGGCTAGTGCAGATGCTGATTTGTTTGCCAAGGGGCAGCGCGAAGAACTGGAAAGCGCAGGGCTTAAGATCCGTCTTGAAAGTGATCTGGATGCGGTGTTACCTGAGCTGGATATCACCTATATTAATGCGATTGCCTGGGAAGGAGACTCCTTTGAAACCTATGGTAAAAAATTTATATTAAACGCCCAGTCACCGCTGAAAAAGGATGGCATCATTCTGCATCCGCTGGCTCGTGGTGAAGAACTGGGGAAAGACTTAGATAACACACCGCACAACTGGTATTTCAGCCAGGCTCGTGGCGCGGTATTCCTGCGTATGGCACTGCTTACCTGCATGGTGCAGCGGGCAGAGCGTGTAATTGATGTAGTTTAA
- a CDS encoding sodium:solute symporter family protein, translating into MQEFAIDAKVGFAIVAVFGLAWIAFGWYLGRKNVTHEDFALAGRNVGFAFASATAMATWVTSNTTLVAPELTYQFGIWGMIGYSFAALGLILFAPLSARIKKLLPNGYTSGDFIRLRYGRPAWYVFILISAVYAMGWLVSLGMAGGILLQALSGLNYHIGMSAILLICVVYTLFGGLRAVIATDFIQALIIITGVVLVAFLLLTNIGMDEIHANLSDNHPRLLDVLFPAAIMFLFNNIFFGLGEIFHSNVWWSRALAFKQKVAYRAFITGGLLWLPIPIVTGFVALAAPQLGIFPASPDMVGPTVAAAVLGTGGAVIVFIVVFSALASSLDSVLAATSDLVTRDIYHKRLRPNANDKQLFRVNRYVIALLGIVTWLLCLPQIATLGALLNFTGAFVASTIWPVVVGLYNPKLTGRYAAAAMAIGTLSGLISYFAIGFYVAALTACLVSGLITLTGLLRSRQTFDWEQLNEKEPAL; encoded by the coding sequence ATGCAGGAATTTGCGATAGATGCCAAAGTTGGCTTTGCCATTGTGGCCGTATTTGGGCTGGCCTGGATAGCCTTTGGCTGGTATCTGGGGCGTAAAAATGTGACCCATGAAGACTTTGCCCTGGCTGGCCGTAATGTCGGTTTTGCTTTTGCTTCAGCAACGGCAATGGCAACCTGGGTGACCAGCAATACAACCCTGGTAGCGCCTGAGCTGACTTATCAGTTCGGTATCTGGGGAATGATAGGTTATTCCTTTGCAGCCCTTGGACTTATTCTTTTTGCTCCTTTATCTGCACGCATAAAAAAATTACTACCAAACGGCTATACCAGTGGTGATTTTATTCGCCTGCGTTATGGTCGCCCGGCCTGGTATGTGTTCATTCTGATTTCAGCGGTGTATGCCATGGGCTGGCTGGTGAGTTTAGGGATGGCGGGTGGTATTTTATTACAGGCGCTGAGTGGTCTGAATTACCATATTGGGATGAGTGCTATCCTTCTGATCTGCGTGGTGTATACACTCTTTGGTGGTCTGCGTGCCGTCATTGCGACGGATTTTATTCAGGCATTGATTATTATTACGGGCGTGGTGTTGGTTGCTTTTCTGCTGTTGACCAACATAGGTATGGACGAGATTCATGCCAACCTCAGCGACAATCACCCCCGGCTCCTGGATGTGCTTTTCCCGGCTGCTATCATGTTTTTATTTAATAATATCTTCTTCGGTTTAGGCGAAATATTTCATTCCAATGTCTGGTGGTCGCGGGCACTTGCCTTTAAACAAAAAGTCGCTTACCGGGCGTTCATCACTGGTGGTCTTTTATGGTTGCCGATACCAATCGTTACCGGTTTTGTGGCCCTGGCCGCGCCGCAGCTGGGCATATTCCCGGCTAGTCCTGATATGGTAGGGCCCACGGTAGCGGCTGCTGTGCTGGGTACTGGAGGCGCTGTGATAGTGTTCATAGTGGTCTTCTCTGCTTTAGCGTCCAGCCTGGATTCCGTGCTTGCGGCAACCTCGGATTTGGTCACTCGGGATATTTATCACAAGCGCCTGCGCCCGAATGCCAATGACAAGCAGTTATTTAGGGTCAATCGCTACGTCATTGCCTTGCTTGGTATTGTAACCTGGTTACTTTGCCTGCCGCAGATTGCCACCCTGGGGGCCTTACTGAATTTCACCGGTGCTTTTGTTGCCAGTACTATCTGGCCGGTGGTGGTTGGGCTGTATAACCCTAAACTGACGGGGCGTTATGCGGCTGCAGCGATGGCTATAGGCACTTTAAGCGGACTCATCAGCTATTTTGCAATAGGTTTTTATGTGGCGGCGCTGACAGCCTGCCTGGTATCAGGCCTGATTACTTTAACCGGCTTGTTGCGCAGCCGACAGACTTTTGACTGGGAACAACTGAATGAAAAGGAGCCTGCCTTATGA
- a CDS encoding GGDEF domain-containing protein, with translation MNKFPQNEQLQHYVERSQDIFGWFSPDDILLYANVVLRNIYGLSQRDNRRLTFSDLIRNCYEKQRGFLIETDDLDAWLAYANEKRRSVPHRRFQLDTTEGRWYMVSETCDTAGYIFLHGVEITDLVDKTNDLSNEQRRLRRLANTDELTQVSNRRAFVEHVSAHFDMPHTDPACMILLDIDNFKLVNDEQGHLSGDQALINLAEQVSHQIRPGDMVARIGGDEFAVFLHNARSKAATEVASRLRKRLQKAPGITCSFGIACSKDKVACFESLYKSADDALLTAKRKGKDSIVISDND, from the coding sequence ATGAATAAATTTCCTCAAAACGAGCAACTGCAACATTACGTGGAACGTAGTCAGGATATCTTTGGTTGGTTTTCTCCTGACGATATTCTGTTATATGCAAATGTTGTCTTGCGAAATATTTATGGCTTATCGCAACGTGATAATCGGCGCTTAACTTTCTCTGACTTAATACGCAACTGTTATGAAAAACAGCGTGGTTTTTTAATTGAGACTGACGACCTGGACGCCTGGCTGGCATATGCCAACGAGAAGCGTCGCAGCGTACCCCATAGGCGTTTCCAACTGGATACCACTGAGGGTCGTTGGTACATGGTCAGTGAAACCTGCGACACGGCTGGGTACATCTTCCTTCATGGCGTTGAAATTACAGATCTGGTAGATAAAACCAATGACTTATCTAATGAGCAACGTCGGCTTCGGCGACTCGCCAATACCGATGAATTAACTCAGGTAAGTAACCGACGAGCCTTTGTCGAGCATGTCAGTGCCCATTTTGACATGCCGCACACCGATCCAGCCTGCATGATACTTTTGGACATAGATAACTTTAAACTAGTCAATGACGAACAAGGTCATCTGTCAGGCGATCAGGCACTTATCAACCTGGCGGAACAGGTATCTCATCAGATACGCCCAGGAGATATGGTTGCTCGCATCGGCGGCGATGAATTTGCAGTATTTTTACATAACGCTCGCTCTAAGGCAGCAACCGAGGTAGCCAGCAGGCTTCGCAAACGGTTACAAAAAGCACCTGGAATAACCTGTTCTTTTGGCATTGCCTGTAGCAAAGACAAGGTGGCGTGTTTTGAATCTTTATACAAAAGCGCAGATGATGCTTTGCTCACAGCCAAACGGAAAGGAAAAGACAGCATTGTAATCAGCGACAATGATTAA
- the acnA gene encoding aconitate hydratase AcnA — MAGQDSLGTLSQLDVKGKTYHYYSLEKAADKLGDIKRLPVSLKVLLENLLRFEDGSTVTKDDLQAMVSWLKERKSSTEIAYRPARVLMQDFTGVPAVVDLAAMRDAVEKAGLQPDKINPLSAVDLVIDHSVMVDKFASPGAFEENVKIEMERNKERYQFLRWGQKAFDNFRVVPPGTGICHQVNLEYLAKVVWTKEEDGKTFAYPDTLVGTDSHTTMINGLGVLGWGVGGIEAEAAMLGQPVSMLIPEVVGFRLDGKLKEGVTATDLVLTVTQMLRSKGVVGKFVEFYGPGLDNLPLADRATIANMAPEYGATCGFFPVDKETLEYMKLTGRDQETMDLVEAYSKAQGTWRDNSVEPVFSDSMELNMKEVEPSLAGPKRPQDRVSLPQLSDSFDLLMKSSGISTDDDTTVPIEGTEHKLTHGDVVIAAITSCTNTSNPSVMMAAGLVAKKALEKGLQRKPWVKSSLAPGSKVVTDYLEKAGLNVYLDKLGFDLVGYGCTTCIGNSGPLPDEVAKAVDEGELVVSSVLSGNRNFEGRIHPQVQANWLASPPLVVAFALAGTTRIDLSTASLGDDQDGNPVYLKDIWPSEAEIAEQVQLVASEMFTKEYGANLFEGDEHWQSLNIPDSLTYKWQEDSTYVANPPFFEGIDKPAAGLKDVEDAYVLALFGDSITTDHISPAGAIKPDAPAGKYLQEQGVAVKDFNSYGSRRGNHEVMMRGTFANIRIKNLMVEGSTGGVTRHVPSGDEMSIYDAAMRYQEEGTPLVVLAGKEYGTGSSRDWAAKGTRLLGVKAVIAQSFERIHRSNLVGMGVLPLQFKDDESAEGFGLTGAEKITLSGIDDDIKPGQIIRAKAEKDNGEIVEFELLCRIDTANEIRYFKSGGILHHVLRELIAA; from the coding sequence ATGGCAGGTCAAGATAGTCTCGGCACCCTGAGTCAACTGGACGTTAAGGGTAAGACTTACCACTACTACAGCCTGGAAAAAGCCGCTGACAAGTTAGGCGACATTAAGCGCTTACCAGTTTCACTGAAAGTATTATTGGAAAACCTGCTGCGTTTTGAAGACGGCAGCACGGTTACTAAAGACGACTTGCAAGCCATGGTGAGCTGGCTGAAAGAGCGCAAGTCTTCTACTGAAATTGCTTATCGACCAGCTCGTGTACTGATGCAGGACTTTACAGGGGTACCTGCCGTTGTTGATTTGGCGGCTATGCGTGACGCAGTTGAAAAAGCTGGCTTGCAACCGGATAAAATCAATCCTTTGTCTGCAGTTGACCTGGTTATTGACCATTCGGTAATGGTAGATAAATTTGCCAGCCCTGGGGCCTTTGAGGAAAACGTAAAAATTGAAATGGAGCGCAATAAAGAACGTTATCAGTTTCTGCGCTGGGGTCAGAAGGCCTTTGATAATTTCCGTGTGGTTCCGCCGGGTACCGGTATCTGTCACCAGGTGAATCTGGAGTATCTAGCCAAGGTGGTGTGGACAAAAGAAGAAGACGGTAAAACCTTCGCTTATCCAGACACGCTGGTAGGTACGGATTCGCATACGACTATGATCAACGGCCTGGGTGTGCTGGGCTGGGGTGTGGGTGGTATCGAAGCCGAAGCCGCTATGCTGGGACAGCCTGTATCTATGCTGATTCCGGAAGTAGTGGGTTTTCGTCTGGATGGCAAGCTCAAAGAAGGAGTGACTGCGACTGACTTAGTGTTAACTGTGACGCAGATGCTGCGTTCAAAAGGAGTAGTTGGCAAGTTTGTTGAATTCTACGGTCCCGGCCTGGACAATCTGCCATTGGCAGATCGCGCTACTATCGCCAATATGGCGCCTGAATATGGCGCGACCTGTGGTTTCTTCCCAGTCGACAAAGAAACTCTCGAATACATGAAACTGACCGGGCGCGATCAGGAAACCATGGATCTGGTGGAAGCTTATTCGAAGGCACAGGGTACCTGGCGTGATAATAGCGTGGAGCCGGTATTCAGTGACTCTATGGAACTCAACATGAAGGAAGTAGAACCTTCGCTTGCCGGCCCTAAACGTCCGCAGGATCGGGTTTCGCTGCCACAATTAAGCGACAGCTTTGATTTGTTGATGAAATCTTCCGGGATATCGACAGACGATGATACGACTGTCCCTATTGAAGGCACTGAACATAAACTGACACACGGTGATGTGGTAATAGCGGCTATTACTTCCTGTACCAATACTTCGAATCCCAGCGTCATGATGGCGGCTGGTCTGGTCGCGAAAAAAGCACTGGAAAAAGGGTTGCAACGCAAGCCCTGGGTTAAGTCCTCACTGGCGCCGGGTTCTAAAGTGGTTACTGACTATCTGGAAAAAGCCGGTCTTAATGTGTATCTGGATAAACTGGGTTTTGACCTGGTAGGTTATGGTTGCACAACCTGTATTGGTAATTCCGGTCCATTGCCAGATGAAGTGGCTAAAGCAGTGGATGAAGGTGAGCTTGTGGTGTCATCTGTGCTCTCGGGTAACCGTAATTTTGAAGGCCGTATTCACCCGCAAGTGCAGGCAAACTGGCTGGCGTCACCACCGCTGGTAGTTGCTTTTGCCCTGGCTGGAACAACGCGTATTGATCTGAGTACAGCGTCACTGGGCGATGATCAGGATGGTAATCCGGTCTACCTCAAGGATATCTGGCCCAGCGAAGCAGAAATTGCCGAGCAAGTGCAACTGGTGGCCAGCGAGATGTTCACTAAAGAGTACGGTGCCAACCTGTTTGAAGGGGACGAGCACTGGCAAAGCCTGAATATTCCTGACAGCCTGACTTATAAGTGGCAGGAAGACTCTACTTATGTAGCTAACCCGCCGTTCTTTGAAGGTATTGATAAACCTGCGGCAGGCTTGAAAGATGTGGAAGACGCCTATGTACTAGCGTTGTTTGGTGATTCCATTACCACTGACCATATTTCGCCAGCGGGGGCTATCAAACCCGATGCACCGGCCGGTAAATACCTGCAGGAGCAGGGCGTTGCGGTGAAAGACTTTAACTCCTACGGTTCGCGTCGGGGTAATCATGAAGTCATGATGCGCGGGACTTTTGCCAATATTCGCATTAAAAACCTCATGGTCGAAGGCAGCACCGGTGGTGTTACCCGCCACGTACCAAGCGGCGATGAAATGTCGATCTATGATGCGGCTATGCGTTACCAGGAAGAGGGTACGCCTTTGGTGGTATTAGCTGGTAAGGAATACGGCACGGGTTCCAGTCGTGACTGGGCGGCTAAAGGCACTCGGTTATTGGGTGTTAAAGCCGTTATTGCTCAGAGCTTCGAACGTATTCATCGTTCTAATCTGGTGGGCATGGGGGTTCTTCCACTGCAGTTTAAAGATGATGAAAGTGCCGAAGGTTTTGGTTTGACCGGGGCGGAGAAAATCACGCTGAGTGGCATTGATGATGATATTAAGCCAGGGCAGATTATTCGTGCGAAAGCCGAGAAAGACAATGGTGAAATCGTAGAATTTGAACTGCTGTGTCGTATTGATACCGCTAATGAAATTCGCTACTTCAAGAGCGGCGGTATACTGCACCATGTGCTGCGTGAGCTCATTGCAGCTTAA
- the asnB gene encoding asparagine synthase (glutamine-hydrolyzing): MCGIAGVFYNQPKHLMDPQILVNMAAIMHHRGPDGYGYETINERGVGFSHARLSIIDLKGDRARQPFISADQRLMLAHNGEFYDFKRLRAELTADGAHFATKSDSEIVMQLYPRYGMLGMLPHLRGEFAFSLYDQAEDTLFLVRDRFGVKPLYYSITERGVVFGSELKVLFAHPEVEREFSDEGLYHQLIQTMVPGSTAFKGIHQVMPGHVVSIKRVHGKLHVEENKYWDMEFPLEHEHDKDDKRADEYVAGVRRELLEAVQHRLTADVPVGCYLSGGIDSCSILGLSAAANQEPVKAFTIGFDSAAYDETPIAREMAEATDADHHVMSLNSNDLYDHFEQTLWHTERTIYNTLGVAKYLMSQQVRDVGYKVVMTGEGADELFAGYPSFRKDLFMYGLDHLPPEERAQWQAMLEKNNQMFKGAMLAREEFVSDAFVAKVGFTPSCLQPWLSCSGFADKLLARERRERMQGYDAGKAIADTLDADMLAERHPLDKAQYVWTKTMLEGQILTWGGDRVDMANSMEARPAFLDHHLAEYAFKIPPHLRIRENKEKWVLREAMKGLLPETLYKREKFAFMAPPAHTDPVKWEAMRALSRKYLNKEAVESAGLLDHEEVNALFALHDADDAPAELQVQLDAVINHMLGVQILHKHFIATDVPAQAAERAKELNWHA; encoded by the coding sequence ATGTGTGGAATTGCAGGCGTTTTTTATAATCAGCCCAAGCACCTTATGGACCCGCAAATACTGGTGAACATGGCGGCTATCATGCACCACCGGGGGCCGGACGGTTATGGTTACGAAACCATTAACGAGCGGGGCGTGGGTTTTAGTCATGCTCGCTTGTCTATTATTGACCTCAAAGGTGATCGTGCCCGGCAGCCATTTATCTCCGCTGATCAACGCCTGATGCTGGCGCATAACGGTGAGTTTTATGATTTTAAGCGATTGCGGGCTGAGCTGACCGCTGATGGCGCACATTTTGCCACTAAAAGTGATTCTGAAATTGTGATGCAGCTATATCCGCGTTACGGCATGTTAGGTATGTTGCCGCACTTGCGTGGTGAATTTGCTTTTTCACTGTACGACCAGGCTGAGGATACTCTGTTTCTGGTGCGTGACCGTTTTGGTGTTAAACCTCTTTATTACAGCATCACTGAACGGGGCGTGGTCTTTGGTTCCGAGCTGAAAGTTCTTTTTGCGCATCCCGAGGTAGAGCGTGAGTTTTCTGATGAAGGGCTATATCACCAGTTGATCCAAACTATGGTGCCTGGTTCGACTGCTTTTAAAGGCATTCATCAGGTAATGCCGGGTCATGTGGTGAGCATTAAACGGGTTCACGGCAAGCTGCACGTTGAAGAAAATAAATACTGGGATATGGAATTTCCATTAGAGCATGAACATGACAAAGACGATAAGCGGGCTGACGAATATGTAGCTGGTGTACGTCGCGAGTTGCTGGAAGCGGTGCAGCACCGATTGACGGCAGATGTGCCCGTCGGTTGTTACTTGTCCGGTGGTATTGATTCCTGTTCTATTCTGGGTCTTTCAGCGGCGGCTAATCAAGAGCCGGTTAAAGCTTTTACCATTGGTTTTGATTCCGCCGCCTACGATGAAACCCCCATCGCCCGTGAAATGGCAGAAGCTACGGATGCCGATCATCATGTGATGAGTCTGAATTCTAACGACCTCTATGACCACTTTGAACAGACGCTTTGGCATACCGAACGCACTATCTACAATACTTTAGGCGTGGCTAAATACCTGATGAGCCAACAGGTGCGTGATGTTGGTTATAAAGTGGTTATGACAGGTGAAGGCGCTGATGAACTCTTTGCTGGATATCCTTCGTTCCGCAAAGATTTATTTATGTACGGCCTGGACCATTTGCCACCGGAAGAGCGTGCTCAATGGCAGGCGATGCTGGAGAAGAACAATCAGATGTTCAAAGGCGCTATGCTGGCGCGTGAAGAGTTTGTCAGTGACGCTTTTGTCGCTAAAGTTGGCTTTACACCCAGTTGCCTGCAGCCCTGGTTATCCTGTTCTGGTTTTGCCGACAAATTACTGGCTCGGGAGCGCCGCGAGCGCATGCAGGGGTACGATGCAGGGAAAGCTATCGCTGATACTCTGGATGCAGATATGCTGGCAGAGCGCCATCCGCTGGATAAAGCTCAGTACGTATGGACTAAGACTATGCTTGAAGGGCAGATTCTGACCTGGGGTGGTGATCGTGTAGATATGGCCAATTCGATGGAAGCACGGCCAGCGTTTCTGGATCATCATTTGGCTGAATACGCATTTAAGATTCCACCGCACCTGCGAATTCGTGAGAATAAAGAGAAGTGGGTGTTACGTGAAGCCATGAAAGGCCTGCTTCCAGAGACTTTATATAAACGGGAAAAATTTGCTTTTATGGCACCGCCTGCACATACCGATCCAGTTAAATGGGAAGCTATGCGGGCTTTATCGCGTAAATATCTGAACAAAGAAGCGGTTGAAAGTGCAGGCTTGTTGGATCATGAAGAGGTGAATGCGTTGTTTGCATTGCATGATGCAGACGATGCACCAGCAGAACTTCAAGTACAGCTAGACGCGGTGATCAATCATATGCTGGGTGTGCAAATTCTGCATAAGCACTTTATTGCTACCGATGTTCCGGCGCAGGCGGCGGAACGTGCTAAAGAGCTGAATTGGC
- a CDS encoding SixA phosphatase family protein produces MLQRLLMSGALACSLSFSAWAQMPETEGMVQTSSSEVDEETEQEAMQDQRFTLYIARHAEKQEGDLDPALTKDGYSRAVGLSQMLRHADIEAIYSTYYRRSMGTALPVARAFNLPIEFYDADDREALLEKVRQQNRNVLIVGHSNTVPEMVTSAGGQPVELSEDDYGDVFQLSIKGDEVITTRLVAPLLKKD; encoded by the coding sequence ATGCTACAGCGTTTGCTGATGTCAGGTGCACTGGCTTGTTCGTTAAGTTTTTCAGCCTGGGCTCAAATGCCGGAAACTGAGGGGATGGTACAAACCAGCAGTTCTGAAGTTGATGAAGAAACTGAACAGGAAGCGATGCAGGATCAACGATTCACGCTGTACATTGCACGTCATGCAGAGAAGCAGGAAGGCGATCTGGATCCAGCGCTGACAAAGGACGGTTATAGCCGGGCTGTAGGTTTAAGTCAGATGCTGCGTCATGCTGATATTGAAGCTATTTATAGCACTTATTATCGCCGTAGTATGGGCACGGCTCTGCCAGTGGCGCGGGCATTTAATTTACCTATCGAGTTTTATGACGCGGATGATCGTGAAGCACTGCTGGAAAAGGTTCGTCAGCAAAATCGTAACGTGCTTATTGTCGGACATAGCAATACGGTTCCTGAAATGGTCACCAGTGCGGGTGGACAACCGGTGGAACTGAGCGAAGATGATTATGGCGATGTTTTTCAGCTGAGTATTAAAGGTGATGAAGTAATAACGACACGCCTGGTAGCGCCTTTACTGAAGAAAGATTGA
- a CDS encoding glycosyltransferase family 25 protein yields the protein MRYQIYVLNKKADTSRLEHFRIQAQRLRQSYVRIEAYETEAVMETELAQRYDSNLNEVKYYRSLTPSEITTYVNHRQVWQRVIDDEVDFAIVLEDDVLLANSFTYVPRTVTQLESEWDIIKLAEPYQRVKSVGLERIGAATFVRYPNIPLGLCAYVISASAAQTMLDWSDSFFRPLDVDMQWCWQPGIKVRGLRPYPVQMSHRLGRLPMPVALMKKHQVRRFVGFKEKIKYRWQKRLQGN from the coding sequence ATGCGTTATCAGATTTATGTACTCAATAAAAAAGCAGATACCAGCAGACTGGAGCATTTTCGCATTCAGGCACAACGCCTGCGTCAATCCTATGTTCGGATTGAAGCTTATGAAACCGAAGCCGTTATGGAAACTGAGCTCGCACAACGTTACGACTCAAATTTAAACGAAGTTAAGTATTATCGTAGCCTCACTCCGTCAGAAATTACAACGTACGTAAATCACCGCCAGGTGTGGCAGCGGGTTATTGATGATGAAGTTGATTTTGCCATAGTACTTGAAGATGACGTATTGTTGGCAAACAGTTTTACTTATGTGCCCCGGACTGTTACTCAGCTTGAGAGTGAATGGGATATTATTAAACTGGCGGAACCCTATCAGCGGGTGAAGAGCGTTGGTCTGGAACGTATTGGGGCGGCGACTTTTGTGCGCTACCCGAATATTCCGCTGGGACTTTGCGCTTATGTTATCAGTGCTTCAGCGGCGCAAACAATGCTGGATTGGAGTGATAGCTTTTTCCGGCCGCTGGATGTAGACATGCAGTGGTGCTGGCAGCCGGGTATTAAAGTCCGGGGATTGCGTCCTTATCCGGTGCAAATGAGCCATCGGTTGGGGCGCTTGCCAATGCCCGTTGCTTTAATGAAAAAACATCAGGTGCGCCGCTTTGTAGGTTTTAAAGAGAAAATTAAATATCGCTGGCAAAAACGCTTACAGGGTAATTAA
- the tesB gene encoding acyl-CoA thioesterase II, whose product MSQVLDGLLNLLELETIEQGLYRGQSQDLGFAAVFGGQVMGQALSAAKETIPEDRAVHSFHSYFLRPGDANKPIVYDVENIRDGKSFSTRRIQAIQYGKPIFYMTASFQGQEPGLTHQDKMPDVPGPEGLVSDLDVHREHADLIPEPLRSKFTSDKPILMRFVTEYNPFNPKPDEAKRYVWIKANGNMPDDHRIHKYLLAYASDFNFLPTALQPHGLSFAHPKMQMATIDHAMWFHREFRMDDWLLYAIDSPSATNARGLVRGQVFNRQGELVASTIQEGLIRQR is encoded by the coding sequence ATGAGTCAGGTACTGGATGGTTTACTTAACCTCTTAGAACTGGAAACTATTGAACAGGGTTTATATCGGGGGCAAAGTCAGGATCTTGGCTTTGCTGCGGTATTTGGGGGCCAGGTCATGGGGCAAGCCTTATCCGCGGCGAAAGAGACTATTCCCGAAGACCGGGCTGTGCATTCTTTCCATAGTTATTTTTTACGTCCTGGAGATGCTAACAAACCTATCGTCTACGATGTGGAGAATATCCGTGACGGTAAAAGCTTTTCTACTCGTCGTATTCAGGCAATCCAGTACGGTAAACCTATCTTCTATATGACGGCTTCCTTTCAAGGGCAAGAGCCAGGACTCACCCATCAGGATAAAATGCCTGATGTTCCAGGCCCCGAAGGCCTGGTCTCTGATCTGGATGTACATCGCGAACATGCCGACCTTATTCCGGAACCGCTGCGCAGTAAATTTACCAGTGACAAGCCTATTCTGATGCGCTTTGTCACCGAATATAACCCCTTTAACCCTAAACCCGACGAAGCCAAACGTTATGTCTGGATTAAAGCCAACGGCAACATGCCGGATGATCACCGTATTCATAAGTATTTATTGGCTTATGCGTCTGATTTCAATTTCCTGCCCACAGCACTGCAGCCCCATGGACTTAGTTTCGCTCATCCAAAGATGCAAATGGCCACCATAGATCACGCTATGTGGTTTCATCGCGAATTCCGTATGGATGACTGGCTGCTTTATGCAATCGACAGCCCCAGTGCCACAAACGCTCGCGGCCTGGTGCGCGGACAGGTTTTCAATCGTCAGGGAGAGCTGGTTGCATCAACTATTCAGGAAGGTTTAATTAGGCAACGATAA